The DNA window AAATCAATTTTGAACTTTATCCGGAAGCAAAAGAGATTTTTCACTCCAACCTTGACCCGAAACGAATTTCTCGAGATTTATCTGTACTATTTGGCAAACGTATTACTCCCGGAAAATCGCTAATTTTTTTCGATGAAATTCAAGAAGAGCCAAAAGCAATCCAGGCGCTCCGTTATTACTACGAGATGATTCCGGAACAACATGTCGTTGCAGCAGGTTCTCTGTTAGATTTTGAATTGGAAAAAATTGGGATGCCAGTTGGGCGAGTTGTCTCATTTTATCTACACCCCATGTCTTTCCTCGAATTTCTCGCCGCCAGCGAAGAGGGATTACTTCTTGAAACAATTATTGAGCACGATACTCATATACAAATTAGCCATCCAATTCATCAAAAAATTTTGAAACTTCTGGGCGAATACATGGCCATTGGCGGCATGCCTGAAGCCATCTCTCGTTGGTTTGTTTCGAACGATTTCCAGGAATGCACAGCAGTTCACCGCGCTATTGTCGATGCCTACCGTCAGGATTTCAATAAATATGCAAGAAAATACCAAATAAAATATGTAGAACTTTTATTTGACACAATTCCTGCGCTACAGGGAAAAATTTTCAAATTCAGCCATGTTCCAGGCAATTATCGAAAACGCGAATTACAACCTCCCCTGGAGCTATTGATTAAAGCCGGGCTTATACACAAAATCATCCATAGTGCAGGGCAAGGAATTCCACTGGGAACTCAAGCAAAACCTGAAATTTTCAAACTCATTTTTCTTGATATGGCATTAGCACAAGCAATCCTCGGTCTGGATACAACGTCCTGGCTGCTTGACCCGGAAACCTCTTTTGTGAACAAAGGTATTATCACCGAGGCCTTTGTGGGACAGGAAATGCTTGCTTACGCTGCTCACGACCAAAAGACGCAATTATATTTCTGGCAACGGCAGCGGAGAGGCAGTAATGCAGAAGT is part of the Calditrichota bacterium genome and encodes:
- a CDS encoding ATP-binding protein, giving the protein MKRLLSKKLAHWKDNPSRKPILLRGARQVGKTWLVRELGRQFPEFIEINFELYPEAKEIFHSNLDPKRISRDLSVLFGKRITPGKSLIFFDEIQEEPKAIQALRYYYEMIPEQHVVAAGSLLDFELEKIGMPVGRVVSFYLHPMSFLEFLAASEEGLLLETIIEHDTHIQISHPIHQKILKLLGEYMAIGGMPEAISRWFVSNDFQECTAVHRAIVDAYRQDFNKYARKYQIKYVELLFDTIPALQGKIFKFSHVPGNYRKRELQPPLELLIKAGLIHKIIHSAGQGIPLGTQAKPEIFKLIFLDMALAQAILGLDTTSWLLDPETSFVNKGIITEAFVGQEMLAYAAHDQKTQLYFWQRQRRGSNAEVDYLLQRNQQIIPIEVKSGAPGRLKSLNIFLDEHKNSPFGVRFSALNYTIDERLHSLPLYAIAQLMNFSKRDVEALL